AGCTAGCGATGCACCTCTGGCACTTGGAGGTGGATGCACGCGGGCTGACCTGGCGTGGCTACGCTCTGTCCTGCACTCTTTGGCCCGTCTATACGCTGGCGCTGTTGTGCGCGCTCCTGCGCGTGCGCATCCCCCACCTGCCGACGGCGAAGCAAAAGGCGGCGCACTCGCAACTGCCGGCGGCGCTGCCGCAGCTCACTTTGATGGCCTTGTTGTTGGCGGCCGTGGTGGTGCACCTGAGCGGCACCTGGGGCCTCGCGGATGCCGTCGTCATGGTGTTCGCCCTGCTCGCCACCGGTGCTCAGAGCACCGCTGCTTATGCGGCGCTGCGCCCGTAGCACCGCTGCCTTTCGGTAACACCCCTCATGCCCGGTACGGTAATCACAGGATGAGCCAGGATGTATTGCGTGGCTTTGGGCAACTTGCGCTCTTGCGTGTGGGCCTGCTGCTCGCCAGCACCACCGGCAGCCAAGCCGCCCAGTGGCCGATCACTGATTTCCAGGCGACCGATACCGTGAACGAATACGGCACTTACGACATCGTGGTTCCGGACCGCTACCACACCGGCATCGATCTGCGCGGCCCGGCTGATCCATGCCTGTACGACACCCCGGTGTTTGCCGGCGTCGAGGGCAGCGTGGTGCTGATTCAGCAGCTCGGCCCTTGCAGCACGCCGCCAAGCGGCGTCTGCCCAGGTATCGACTGTGCCGATGGCGCCTTGGGCCGGACGGTGATCGTTCGCGGCGATGACGGCCTGTACTATCTGTACGCCCATCTCGACTCGATTACCCCGGGCTTGCAGCTGCACCAGGGCGTAAGCGCCACGACCCCGATCGGGATCATGGGAAATTCCGGCGGCGGCGTCGCCCGCCGCGGGCGCTGCCCCGGCCTGCAGAACTGCGGCAGCACCAGCTTCGCCCCGCATCTGCACTTCGAGGTCAAAACGGCGCCCGTGCTCGGAGCGCCGGCCAGCCCACAACAAATGGGTTACAGCGCCGTTGCACCCGACTATGCCGGCTACCGCGACCCGGTGCGGCGGATCGCTCCGCTCACCCCAATGGTGCCGGCAGTGGTGCGGGTATTGGCGTCTTCGCTTGACGTGCGGCCGCTGCCGGGTTTCCAGTTCCCTGCCATAGTGCAGGCGAGTCAGGGCACCAAGTTCGTTGCCTTCGAGCGCAGCGGAACTTGGTTCCACATTCACTTGGTCGCCGACAAAGCAAAGTCGCTCGACGGGTGGATTGCCGCCGACCACCCGAGTTGCCCGAACGGAAGCTGTTCCGAGATCGACACAACACCGGCAGCCGTCGTGGTGGTCGTGCGCCCAGCCGTCCTGGGCTCGGTGGACGCGCGCCAGCAACCGGCTTCCGACTCATTGCGCATGGCCGGTTTATGGGAAGGCCAAGCGTTCGCCCTGCTC
The DNA window shown above is from Deltaproteobacteria bacterium and carries:
- a CDS encoding M23 family metallopeptidase, producing MSQDVLRGFGQLALLRVGLLLASTTGSQAAQWPITDFQATDTVNEYGTYDIVVPDRYHTGIDLRGPADPCLYDTPVFAGVEGSVVLIQQLGPCSTPPSGVCPGIDCADGALGRTVIVRGDDGLYYLYAHLDSITPGLQLHQGVSATTPIGIMGNSGGGVARRGRCPGLQNCGSTSFAPHLHFEVKTAPVLGAPASPQQMGYSAVAPDYAGYRDPVRRIAPLTPMVPAVVRVLASSLDVRPLPGFQFPAIVQASQGTKFVAFERSGTWFHIHLVADKAKSLDGWIAADHPSCPNGSCSEIDTTPAAVVVVVRPAVLGSVDARQQPASDSLRMAGLWEGQAFALLGTAQPQPGDGCIGEWLAPRSVTYTWACSATPEGVALELRTVPPCYCQTPGFCEEAQGATCSDEGACQYPPATGAPCDDGELCTISDTCDESKQCAGAPISCDTPGPCETGPGQCNGAGCDYPPATGSACDDDSLCTGNDQCTISATCTGSPLCDPCQLCDPGSGCLGPPCTPTATATATATATPSVTATATPTLTSTRTPTDTVTATPSRTPTYTKTATASRTPTDTRTLTPTRTATATRTRTPTATTTSTATPTTTATDTPTATHTETPTATPTPTDTSTATPTTTATDTPTATHTDTPTATPTPTDTATATPTTTATDTPTATHTETPTATPTPTD